One region of Arthrobacter sp. StoSoilB22 genomic DNA includes:
- a CDS encoding ABC transporter permease gives MTATLGYTQLRNVGTASKKLNAGLPPVTVILSFAVVLLVILWSLVPGFFTSFSPVTGDTASKLAAPSAAHWFGTDYLGRDQYARVVYGTASSVTSALVAVLIGLVVGSIIGLASGFRGGWLDSILGRFVDVLLAIPGFLLAVVIVSSLGFQTINAAIATGVSAVAVFARLMRAEVMRVRSATYVEASYLEGGNRLHALLGHILPNAYRSVLVLAVLQFGTSILIIASLAFLGYGDPPPASDWGLLVASGKTYVTAPWLVYAPALVIVVTVLSVNRISRWLRKAK, from the coding sequence ATGACTGCCACGCTTGGCTACACCCAACTACGCAATGTTGGAACAGCATCCAAAAAGCTCAATGCGGGACTGCCTCCAGTCACCGTAATCCTGTCTTTCGCCGTGGTCCTGCTGGTCATCCTGTGGTCACTCGTCCCGGGCTTCTTCACATCCTTCAGCCCGGTCACGGGCGATACCGCGAGCAAACTGGCGGCACCGAGCGCCGCGCACTGGTTCGGCACGGACTACCTCGGACGCGACCAGTACGCACGCGTCGTCTACGGCACGGCGTCCTCCGTCACCAGCGCTTTGGTGGCGGTGCTCATCGGATTGGTGGTGGGCAGCATCATCGGGCTCGCCAGTGGATTCCGTGGCGGCTGGCTGGACTCCATTCTGGGCCGGTTCGTTGACGTTCTCCTCGCCATCCCCGGGTTCCTGCTGGCCGTGGTCATCGTCAGTTCGCTGGGTTTCCAAACCATCAACGCCGCCATCGCCACCGGAGTGTCCGCCGTCGCGGTCTTTGCCCGGCTGATGCGCGCGGAAGTGATGCGCGTCCGCAGCGCCACGTACGTGGAGGCGTCCTATCTGGAAGGCGGGAACCGGCTGCACGCGTTGCTCGGCCATATCCTCCCCAACGCCTACAGGTCCGTGCTGGTACTGGCGGTGCTCCAGTTCGGCACGTCCATCCTGATCATTGCCTCACTGGCCTTCCTGGGTTACGGCGATCCGCCCCCGGCCTCCGACTGGGGTCTCCTAGTGGCCTCGGGCAAAACCTACGTAACCGCTCCATGGCTCGTCTACGCGCCGGCGCTGGTCATCGTGGTCACCGTTTTATCCGTCAACCGCATCAGCCGCTGGCTGCGAAAGGCGAAATGA
- a CDS encoding ABC transporter permease, with translation MTSDYKRFALTRAGQAVVVVLLAYVLTFLVISVLPGDAITNTLRDPQHGLSEEDIQRIVAFYGLDQPVIVQLLLSLGRFLTGELGFSLQSNLPVSQIVGDALPSTLTLATSALLIAIVFAVVIAYGAQYLPGKWAATVRSIPSFFLSVPNFVIGLVLIEFFAFRLHSFTTTDPNSPVATLFAAITLAIPVSAPLAEVLIASLDHESRQEYAVVARSRGLTEARLFAKHLVKPSALPSVAMVALIVGELLGGSVITETIFGRDGIGTVVQKAVTGEDQPVLQAVVSLSAVVFVAVNLVADLASPLLDPRVKLREKVGA, from the coding sequence GTGACCAGCGATTACAAGCGCTTTGCGTTGACCCGCGCGGGTCAGGCGGTCGTCGTCGTTCTTCTGGCGTATGTCCTCACGTTCCTGGTGATCAGCGTCCTCCCCGGTGACGCCATCACCAACACGCTCCGGGACCCACAGCACGGCCTGAGCGAAGAAGACATCCAGCGCATCGTGGCGTTCTACGGCCTGGATCAGCCGGTGATCGTGCAGCTGCTGCTCTCGCTGGGACGGTTCCTGACGGGAGAGTTGGGCTTCTCGCTGCAGTCCAATCTTCCCGTGTCCCAGATCGTGGGAGATGCGCTGCCTTCCACGCTCACTCTTGCCACCAGCGCGCTGCTCATCGCCATAGTTTTCGCGGTGGTCATCGCGTACGGCGCCCAGTATTTGCCGGGCAAGTGGGCGGCTACCGTCCGTTCCATTCCGTCGTTCTTCCTGTCGGTCCCCAACTTCGTGATCGGCCTGGTGCTGATCGAGTTCTTTGCCTTCCGGCTCCATTCCTTCACCACCACAGATCCCAACAGCCCGGTGGCGACGTTGTTCGCCGCGATCACCCTGGCCATTCCGGTCTCCGCTCCACTGGCCGAGGTGTTGATAGCGAGTTTGGACCACGAATCCCGGCAGGAATACGCCGTGGTGGCCCGTTCACGCGGGCTGACCGAGGCCAGGCTCTTCGCCAAACACCTGGTGAAGCCGTCCGCCCTCCCTTCCGTGGCCATGGTGGCGCTCATTGTGGGTGAGCTTCTGGGCGGCTCCGTCATCACCGAGACCATCTTCGGCCGTGACGGCATCGGCACCGTTGTCCAGAAGGCGGTGACGGGAGAAGACCAACCCGTGCTCCAAGCCGTGGTGTCCCTCTCAGCCGTGGTCTTCGTGGCCGTGAACCTCGTGGCGGATCTTGCCTCGCCGCTGTTGGATCCACGCGTCAAACTCCGGGAAAAGGTGGGCGCATGA
- a CDS encoding ABC transporter substrate-binding protein translates to MNTFKTPEFRRRAFFAGLGALSTAALVTACGGTTASTGAGSTTPVDGGNITFLIQGYDTGWVSSKTSISSYEGNLWGQITDKLVYVNEKGVLSPWVAESWEELNGAKDFVIHLKKGVTFSDGTPLDAAAVVANLNAWAKGDSTRGVSKVGLFPSSNFVSAEASDAETVKVSFSSPALGFIATLAYHGCILLSPKTLALPVEAQADLSQEIGSGPFVVKSWKQGDTYVLEKRKDYNWGPAALGHTGPARLDTITYKVIKDTSVRTSTVVSGQADVAFNVEPQEIESLKAQGFTVGTPRYLGFVDGFQVNTQAFPTNDPAVRKAIQHGIDREEIRNTVYTSDWNAATTFIQGNVPEAGEFSDSFEFDAEKANKLLEDAGWTKGSDEYRTKDGKTLEFTLTPNPYVPSTKAEDELIAQQLKKVGIKINLKVVDVAGYAAVQASKPPLFQTSRSFVDVGTVAGVLTSQNKGEDWFGLGTSDQKLNDLSTAIATASDRASREKVADELQQYVLEQGYFIPLNQLVQRLYLISPKIKDVQYNGLAYANFYTAWISQ, encoded by the coding sequence ATGAACACCTTCAAAACCCCCGAATTCCGCAGGCGGGCCTTCTTCGCAGGCCTCGGCGCCCTCTCAACCGCTGCCCTCGTCACAGCTTGCGGAGGGACGACGGCCAGCACTGGCGCCGGCTCCACCACTCCGGTGGACGGCGGCAACATCACCTTCCTCATCCAGGGCTACGACACCGGGTGGGTCTCCAGCAAGACGTCCATCTCCAGCTACGAGGGCAACCTCTGGGGCCAGATCACTGACAAGCTGGTGTACGTCAATGAAAAGGGCGTGTTGAGCCCGTGGGTTGCTGAGAGCTGGGAAGAACTCAACGGCGCCAAGGACTTCGTGATCCACCTGAAGAAGGGCGTGACCTTCTCTGACGGAACGCCGCTGGATGCAGCGGCGGTGGTGGCCAACCTCAACGCCTGGGCCAAGGGCGATTCCACGCGTGGCGTCAGCAAGGTGGGCCTCTTCCCGTCCAGCAACTTCGTGTCAGCAGAGGCCTCGGATGCGGAAACCGTGAAGGTGTCCTTCTCCTCTCCCGCGCTGGGCTTCATCGCCACTCTGGCGTACCACGGCTGCATCCTGCTCTCCCCGAAGACCCTGGCTCTGCCGGTGGAAGCCCAGGCCGACCTCAGCCAGGAAATCGGCAGCGGACCGTTCGTGGTCAAGTCCTGGAAGCAGGGCGACACCTACGTCCTGGAGAAGCGCAAGGATTACAACTGGGGTCCCGCAGCGCTCGGCCACACCGGTCCGGCGCGACTGGACACCATCACGTACAAGGTCATTAAGGACACCTCGGTCCGGACCTCCACGGTGGTCTCCGGCCAGGCCGATGTTGCCTTCAACGTTGAGCCCCAGGAAATCGAATCGCTCAAGGCACAGGGCTTCACGGTGGGGACGCCGCGCTACCTGGGTTTCGTGGACGGATTCCAGGTCAACACGCAGGCCTTCCCCACCAACGATCCCGCTGTTCGCAAGGCTATCCAGCACGGCATCGATCGCGAAGAGATCCGCAATACGGTCTACACCAGCGACTGGAACGCGGCCACCACGTTTATCCAGGGCAACGTCCCGGAGGCAGGCGAGTTTAGCGACTCCTTTGAGTTCGACGCAGAAAAGGCCAACAAGCTTCTGGAGGACGCCGGCTGGACCAAGGGTTCTGACGAGTACCGCACCAAAGACGGCAAAACCCTCGAATTTACCCTCACGCCTAATCCCTATGTACCGTCCACCAAGGCCGAGGACGAGCTCATTGCCCAGCAACTCAAGAAGGTGGGTATTAAGATCAACCTCAAGGTGGTGGACGTGGCCGGCTACGCGGCCGTGCAGGCCAGCAAACCGCCGCTGTTCCAAACCTCACGCAGCTTCGTCGACGTCGGAACGGTCGCCGGAGTCCTGACCAGCCAGAACAAGGGCGAGGACTGGTTCGGACTGGGTACCAGCGACCAGAAGCTCAACGACCTCTCCACTGCGATCGCCACGGCTTCGGACCGGGCATCCCGCGAGAAGGTCGCCGACGAGCTCCAGCAGTACGTCCTGGAGCAGGGCTACTTTATCCCTCTTAACCAACTCGTCCAGCGCCTTTACCTGATCAGCCCGAAGATCAAGGATGTCCAGTACAACGGCCTGGCCTACGCCAACTTCTACACCGCGTGGATCTCGCAGTGA
- a CDS encoding FAD-linked oxidase C-terminal domain-containing protein, whose amino-acid sequence MTTQLTHEHTAIQTYVQELRRQVEGIEVLEPGIGTTRYSHDAATAKTAASSGNPGPAVVLPATAADVQKAVRLAAEHGVTLVPRGAGTGLSGGATAHQDQVVISTEKLTAIIEVSPLDEVAVVEPGVINADLNKHLEPFGLFYAPDPASFDISSIGGNIATNAGGLRCAKYGVTRESILSLDVVLADGSLITIGHRSIKGVTGLDLTSLFVGSEGILGIVTKATVRLRPIPVARMTVSAFFNSTAEGTDGLAAITLSPVRPAAIEFFDTPSLANIDAHSGTSLRSRGAALILIEIDGYGIGDQAADLATALSAVGGRVTVESDDDGVRLWELRRSGRGLPQDKWYIGEDIAVPKSQLPKVYASFPALEARFGVDISAVSHAGDGNLHPLITKDKTPDDGANPPAPLLEAATELVKVALSLGGTVTGEHGVGTIKREWAALELSERSRELQHAIKAAIDPQQLLNPGKAI is encoded by the coding sequence ATGACAACACAGCTCACCCATGAACACACCGCAATCCAGACTTACGTCCAGGAGCTCAGGCGCCAGGTTGAGGGCATCGAGGTCCTCGAGCCGGGCATCGGGACCACCCGCTACAGTCACGACGCAGCCACGGCCAAAACCGCAGCTTCAAGCGGAAACCCGGGCCCCGCCGTCGTGCTTCCGGCAACAGCAGCGGACGTTCAGAAGGCGGTAAGACTCGCAGCAGAACATGGCGTGACACTGGTCCCCCGCGGAGCCGGGACGGGTTTGTCGGGCGGGGCCACGGCACACCAGGACCAGGTGGTCATTTCCACGGAAAAACTGACCGCCATCATCGAGGTCTCCCCGCTGGACGAAGTAGCGGTGGTTGAACCGGGCGTCATCAATGCGGACTTGAATAAGCATCTTGAACCTTTCGGGCTTTTCTACGCCCCGGATCCCGCCAGTTTCGATATTTCCTCCATCGGCGGCAATATCGCCACGAATGCCGGCGGGCTACGGTGCGCCAAGTATGGGGTGACCCGGGAGTCCATCCTTTCTCTGGACGTCGTCCTCGCAGATGGCAGCCTCATCACTATTGGTCACCGCTCCATCAAGGGCGTCACAGGACTGGATTTGACCTCGTTGTTTGTGGGTTCAGAAGGCATCCTTGGCATCGTCACCAAGGCAACGGTCCGCCTCCGCCCCATCCCCGTGGCCCGCATGACGGTCAGCGCGTTCTTCAACAGCACCGCGGAGGGCACGGACGGGCTGGCAGCCATCACCTTGTCGCCCGTGCGCCCGGCCGCGATCGAGTTCTTCGACACCCCCAGCCTGGCCAACATCGACGCCCACTCGGGGACCAGCCTGCGCAGCCGCGGTGCTGCGTTGATTCTCATCGAGATCGACGGATACGGCATCGGCGACCAAGCGGCGGACCTCGCCACCGCGCTCAGTGCGGTTGGTGGCCGCGTCACCGTGGAGTCCGACGACGACGGCGTGCGGCTGTGGGAACTGCGCCGCAGTGGCCGCGGCCTCCCGCAGGACAAGTGGTACATCGGCGAGGACATCGCCGTTCCCAAGTCCCAGCTGCCCAAGGTCTACGCCTCCTTCCCGGCCTTGGAAGCGCGCTTCGGCGTGGACATCTCGGCGGTATCGCACGCGGGCGACGGGAACCTTCACCCGCTCATCACCAAGGACAAAACGCCCGACGACGGCGCGAACCCGCCTGCCCCGCTTCTGGAAGCTGCCACTGAACTGGTGAAGGTGGCGCTTTCACTCGGCGGCACGGTGACCGGCGAGCACGGGGTAGGAACCATCAAGCGCGAATGGGCCGCGCTGGAACTCTCGGAGCGCAGCCGCGAGCTGCAGCACGCCATCAAGGCTGCAATCGACCCCCAGCAACTTCTCAACCCTGGCAAGGCCATCTAG
- a CDS encoding FadR/GntR family transcriptional regulator, producing MSRNLTADLAADLRNRIVDGVIQPGEKLPSENTLISEFGVSRTVVRSALTRLQAEGLVETERGRGSFALTPPADGPSPAPGSRAVSSMEDRLQMLDFRVGVETEAAALAARNHTERQLKAMHGALEQFIASSGHPAHSMKADFEFHRAIAAATGNPFYTDCISALGQTMITMPRPRLVASDHQDSPERFAQVVHEHSSIYAAIAEGDQVAAAAAMRLHLSNSRRRFAASARA from the coding sequence ATGAGCCGAAACCTGACCGCGGATCTCGCCGCCGATCTTCGCAACCGCATTGTGGACGGCGTCATCCAGCCAGGTGAGAAGCTCCCCAGCGAAAACACGCTCATTAGTGAGTTCGGGGTGAGTCGGACCGTGGTTCGCTCTGCCCTGACCCGGCTGCAGGCCGAGGGGTTGGTGGAAACCGAACGCGGGCGGGGCAGCTTCGCGCTGACCCCGCCGGCAGACGGCCCGTCTCCGGCGCCCGGTTCCCGGGCTGTTTCCAGCATGGAAGATCGGCTGCAGATGCTGGATTTCCGCGTTGGCGTGGAAACAGAAGCTGCCGCTTTGGCCGCGCGGAACCACACGGAGCGCCAGCTCAAGGCGATGCACGGAGCTTTGGAACAGTTCATCGCCAGCTCCGGCCACCCGGCACACTCCATGAAAGCCGATTTCGAGTTCCACCGGGCCATTGCCGCCGCCACGGGCAACCCCTTTTACACGGACTGCATCTCCGCCCTGGGCCAAACCATGATCACCATGCCACGCCCGCGCCTCGTCGCCAGCGACCACCAGGACTCACCCGAGCGCTTTGCCCAGGTCGTCCACGAGCACTCCTCTATATATGCGGCCATCGCGGAGGGCGACCAAGTGGCTGCCGCAGCCGCCATGCGCTTGCACCTGAGCAACTCACGACGCCGGTTCGCGGCTTCCGCGCGCGCCTAA
- a CDS encoding mandelate racemase/muconate lactonizing enzyme family protein: MSTVDLIRHIKLSTARLPLTVPISDAKVFTGRQKPMTEVVFLFAEIATEQGHRGLGLSYSKRAGGPAQYAHAKEVAEGIIGEDPNDIGKIYTKLLWAGASVGRSGVATQALAAIDIALYDLKAKRAGLPLAKLLGSYRDSVQTYNTSGGFLNATLDEVKERATQSINDGIGGIKIKVGLPDSKEDLRRVAGVREHIGWDVPLMVDANQQWDRATALRMGRQLEEFNLIWIEEPLDAYDFEGHAHLARVLDTPIATGEMLASVAEHKGLINANSCDIIQPDAPRVGGITQFLRLAALADERGLGLAPHFAMEIHLHLAAAYPREPWVEHFDWLDPLFEERLETKNGRMIVPDRPGLGVTLSEQARAWTTESVEFGA, encoded by the coding sequence ATGAGCACCGTAGATCTGATTCGCCACATCAAGCTGTCCACGGCACGTTTACCCCTCACCGTACCCATCAGCGATGCCAAGGTCTTCACCGGCAGGCAAAAGCCCATGACCGAAGTGGTCTTCCTGTTTGCCGAGATCGCCACGGAACAAGGCCACCGCGGCCTGGGATTGAGCTACTCCAAACGCGCCGGCGGCCCTGCGCAGTATGCGCACGCCAAGGAAGTGGCAGAAGGGATCATCGGCGAGGACCCTAACGACATCGGCAAGATCTACACCAAGCTCCTCTGGGCCGGCGCCTCCGTGGGCCGTTCGGGTGTGGCTACGCAGGCCCTGGCGGCCATCGACATCGCGCTCTACGACCTCAAAGCCAAGCGCGCCGGACTCCCCCTCGCCAAGCTCCTAGGCTCCTACCGCGACTCCGTGCAGACCTACAACACCTCCGGCGGGTTCCTCAACGCCACGCTGGACGAGGTCAAGGAACGCGCCACGCAATCCATCAACGATGGCATCGGCGGCATCAAGATCAAGGTTGGCCTGCCCGACTCCAAGGAGGACCTGCGCCGAGTTGCCGGAGTCCGCGAACACATCGGCTGGGACGTCCCGCTCATGGTGGACGCCAACCAGCAATGGGACCGGGCCACCGCGCTGCGTATGGGCCGCCAGCTGGAGGAATTCAACCTCATATGGATCGAAGAACCGCTGGATGCCTACGACTTCGAAGGCCACGCGCACCTGGCCCGGGTTCTGGACACCCCCATCGCCACGGGTGAGATGCTCGCCTCCGTAGCCGAACACAAGGGCCTTATTAACGCGAACAGCTGCGACATCATTCAACCCGACGCACCACGCGTCGGCGGCATCACCCAATTCCTGAGGCTCGCAGCGTTGGCGGATGAACGCGGGCTGGGCCTGGCACCCCACTTCGCCATGGAAATCCACCTTCACCTGGCCGCCGCGTACCCCCGCGAGCCGTGGGTGGAGCACTTCGACTGGTTGGACCCGCTGTTCGAGGAGCGCCTCGAAACCAAGAACGGCCGCATGATCGTTCCGGACCGGCCGGGGCTTGGTGTCACCCTCAGTGAGCAGGCCCGCGCCTGGACCACCGAATCAGTAGAGTTCGGCGCGTAA
- a CDS encoding sigma-70 family RNA polymerase sigma factor, whose protein sequence is MQHTEVRGGQVLGMSYLSRAPDQEEAFRALYQSAYADLLKFVQRRTDAAHAEDVVAEAFLIVWRRFSETPQHEDDARAWIFGITRNLMLNARRGEQRRHALGVRLADATSVSNADSHADLVSSRVDLGRAWELLSAIHQEALGLAIFENLAAPQAARVLGISPVAFRLRLTRARRALRLLLDHIPRQESPAPATSSEKATTP, encoded by the coding sequence ATGCAACACACTGAGGTACGTGGCGGACAGGTACTGGGTATGAGCTACCTATCGAGAGCCCCCGACCAGGAAGAAGCCTTTCGGGCGCTGTATCAATCCGCCTATGCTGACCTGCTCAAGTTCGTTCAGCGCCGCACAGACGCGGCACATGCCGAGGACGTAGTGGCTGAGGCATTTCTCATCGTCTGGCGGCGCTTTTCTGAAACGCCTCAGCACGAGGACGATGCGCGGGCATGGATCTTTGGCATCACTCGAAACCTCATGCTCAACGCCCGCCGTGGAGAGCAGCGTCGACACGCGCTGGGCGTCCGCCTCGCCGACGCGACCTCTGTATCCAACGCCGATTCCCACGCTGATCTGGTCAGCAGCCGCGTTGATCTAGGCAGAGCCTGGGAGCTGCTCTCCGCGATCCATCAAGAGGCCCTCGGGCTGGCGATCTTCGAGAACCTGGCCGCACCCCAGGCAGCACGGGTATTGGGCATTTCTCCCGTTGCGTTCCGGCTCCGCCTCACCCGCGCAAGGCGAGCCCTGCGGCTACTCCTTGATCACATCCCGCGCCAAGAGTCGCCGGCGCCAGCCACATCTTCCGAAAAGGCCACCACACCATGA
- a CDS encoding TetR/AcrR family transcriptional regulator C-terminal domain-containing protein: MLGTQAAERLPMPEPTPASSARPARRRAGRPTAAVLDQDGITTAALELISSKGYDGLTMAALARSLGVAPSALYNHVASKDDVLILLMDHLAAMVDVSAFGTEPWDEAVRRWAWSYRDVFSAHTPLIPIIAVLPVANAPKTLAMYESVTAGFRDAGFPEDRIISAIVALEAFVFGAAYDVTAPDDIFDAGSLAQQVPNFTAAVDRLSLAGQERPTDAAFVLGLETLIAGFGALRDQVPKGAHQRLR; the protein is encoded by the coding sequence ATGCTGGGGACACAGGCAGCAGAAAGGCTCCCGATGCCCGAACCCACCCCCGCTTCTTCCGCCCGACCTGCTCGCCGGCGCGCCGGCAGGCCGACCGCGGCTGTCTTGGACCAGGACGGGATCACGACGGCGGCACTGGAGTTAATCAGCAGCAAGGGTTACGACGGACTCACCATGGCCGCCCTGGCACGCTCCCTGGGCGTCGCGCCTTCCGCCCTTTACAACCATGTGGCCTCCAAAGATGACGTGCTCATTCTGCTCATGGACCATTTGGCCGCAATGGTGGACGTTTCCGCATTCGGCACCGAACCGTGGGATGAAGCCGTACGCCGCTGGGCCTGGTCCTATAGGGACGTTTTCTCCGCGCACACCCCCCTGATTCCGATCATTGCCGTACTGCCCGTGGCCAATGCCCCCAAAACGCTCGCCATGTACGAGTCAGTGACCGCCGGTTTCCGCGATGCCGGGTTCCCGGAGGACCGCATTATTTCCGCAATCGTGGCCCTGGAAGCCTTCGTGTTTGGCGCCGCTTACGACGTCACGGCCCCGGATGACATCTTCGACGCCGGCAGCCTCGCCCAGCAGGTCCCCAACTTCACGGCCGCTGTGGATAGGTTGTCCCTGGCAGGCCAGGAGCGGCCAACCGACGCAGCTTTCGTCCTGGGACTTGAAACCCTGATTGCGGGTTTCGGGGCGCTCCGGGATCAAGTTCCCAAAGGTGCGCATCAGAGGCTGAGGTAG
- a CDS encoding NAD(P)/FAD-dependent oxidoreductase — MPFIYWSATTDGHGEDIMQNLERDVVIVGAGPSGLTAARELKKAGLSVAVLEARDRVGGRTWTDTIDGAMLEIGGQWVSPDQTALMELLDELGLKMYSRYREGESVYIGADGKRTQYTGDTFPVNETTKAEMDKLVAILDELAAEIGPTEPWAHPKARELDTISFHHWLRQNSSDEEACNNIGLFIAGGMLTKPAHAFSALQAVLMAASAGSFSHLTDEDFILDKRVIGGMQRVSLLQAAELGDDVVLNSPVRTINWSENAVTVVSDEATVNARFVIMAVPPNLYSRVSFEPPLPRRQHQMHQHQSLGLVIKVHAVYETPFWREEGLSGTGFSAGALVQEVYDNTNHGDSRGTLVGFVSDEKADAVFELSAEDRKKAILESIAGFLGDKALTPEVYYESDWGSEEWTRGAYASSYDLGGLHRYGKDQHANVGPIYWSSSDLAAEGYQHVDGAVRMGQATAARIVEANKLATVAV; from the coding sequence ATGCCATTCATTTATTGGTCAGCCACCACGGACGGCCACGGAGAGGACATCATGCAGAATCTTGAACGCGACGTTGTGATCGTCGGCGCCGGACCGTCAGGGTTGACGGCAGCACGCGAATTGAAGAAGGCCGGACTCAGCGTTGCGGTGCTCGAAGCACGCGACCGCGTGGGTGGCCGCACTTGGACGGATACCATCGACGGCGCCATGCTGGAGATCGGCGGCCAGTGGGTTTCCCCGGACCAGACAGCCCTCATGGAACTGCTGGACGAGCTCGGACTCAAAATGTACTCGCGCTACCGCGAAGGCGAGTCCGTCTATATCGGTGCAGACGGCAAGCGCACCCAGTACACCGGTGACACTTTCCCGGTAAACGAAACCACCAAGGCCGAGATGGACAAGCTGGTAGCCATCCTGGATGAGCTCGCTGCGGAGATCGGCCCCACCGAACCCTGGGCCCACCCCAAGGCACGCGAGCTGGACACCATCTCCTTCCACCACTGGCTCCGCCAGAACTCCAGCGACGAGGAAGCCTGCAACAACATTGGCCTCTTCATCGCCGGTGGCATGCTCACCAAGCCCGCACACGCCTTCTCCGCACTCCAGGCAGTCCTGATGGCGGCCTCGGCCGGTTCCTTTAGCCACCTGACCGACGAAGACTTCATTCTGGACAAGCGCGTCATCGGCGGTATGCAGCGGGTTTCGCTGCTGCAGGCAGCAGAACTGGGTGACGACGTCGTACTCAACAGCCCGGTCCGCACCATCAACTGGTCAGAGAACGCCGTGACCGTTGTTTCGGATGAGGCAACCGTCAACGCCCGCTTCGTGATCATGGCGGTGCCGCCCAACCTGTACTCCCGCGTTTCCTTCGAGCCGCCGCTGCCGCGTCGCCAGCACCAGATGCACCAGCACCAGTCGCTGGGCCTGGTGATTAAGGTCCACGCTGTTTACGAGACCCCGTTCTGGCGCGAAGAAGGACTTTCCGGCACGGGCTTCAGCGCAGGCGCACTGGTCCAGGAGGTTTACGACAACACCAACCACGGCGATTCCCGCGGCACTTTGGTGGGCTTCGTATCCGACGAAAAGGCCGACGCCGTGTTCGAGCTCAGCGCCGAAGACCGCAAGAAGGCCATCCTGGAATCGATCGCCGGCTTCCTGGGCGATAAGGCCCTCACGCCCGAGGTCTACTACGAATCCGACTGGGGCTCCGAAGAGTGGACCCGCGGTGCCTACGCGTCCAGCTACGACCTCGGCGGCCTGCACCGCTACGGCAAGGACCAGCACGCGAACGTCGGGCCGATCTACTGGTCCTCGTCCGACCTCGCAGCCGAGGGCTACCAGCACGTGGATGGTGCGGTCCGCATGGGCCAAGCAACTGCCGCACGCATTGTTGAAGCCAACAAGCTGGCAACGGTAGCCGTCTAG
- a CDS encoding universal stress protein: MRYVVGYTANARGRDAVHLAVALARNHDVSLDLVLVIPEDSPFNAVYPPEAGYNDILTDQAKRWLDEGLALIPADVTARAHIRRGDSEARTLIEAAVEFDAAALVIGASNGGLLKRFTIGSVASSLLHSSPVPVALAPQGYQRTDPITRLSCGFGTRPGADELLDVAVESARDRGLPLRLVSLLALDGGNSPGLADAAWVHAADRLAAVGGSADAGGSADAAGSSDVTAAGSLQGEPEIVVAQGRTIEEAVDRLDWEDGEILLIGSSRLAQHRATFLGSTANRILRALPVPMIVVPRDYTRHSA; this comes from the coding sequence ATGCGCTACGTAGTGGGTTACACCGCCAATGCGAGGGGGCGCGATGCCGTTCACCTCGCCGTCGCGCTGGCCAGGAACCACGATGTGAGCCTGGATCTGGTCCTGGTGATCCCCGAGGATTCCCCTTTCAATGCCGTCTATCCGCCCGAGGCCGGCTACAACGACATCCTCACCGACCAAGCGAAGCGCTGGCTGGACGAGGGCCTGGCGTTGATCCCGGCGGATGTCACCGCACGCGCGCACATCCGCCGCGGCGATTCCGAGGCCCGCACGCTGATCGAGGCCGCAGTGGAATTCGACGCCGCGGCCTTGGTCATAGGCGCCAGCAACGGCGGGCTGCTCAAGCGGTTCACGATCGGTTCCGTGGCGAGTTCACTGCTCCACTCATCGCCGGTTCCGGTGGCTTTGGCGCCGCAAGGGTATCAGCGTACGGATCCGATAACGCGCTTGAGCTGCGGTTTCGGGACGCGCCCGGGCGCTGATGAACTTCTCGACGTCGCCGTTGAATCTGCGCGCGATCGCGGCCTTCCGCTGCGGCTCGTCTCCTTGTTGGCGCTCGACGGCGGTAACTCGCCTGGGTTGGCCGACGCCGCCTGGGTGCATGCCGCCGACCGGCTTGCCGCCGTCGGGGGTTCCGCGGACGCGGGCGGTTCTGCGGACGCCGCCGGTTCTTCAGACGTGACGGCCGCCGGTTCCCTTCAAGGTGAGCCGGAGATCGTGGTGGCGCAGGGCCGCACCATCGAAGAAGCCGTTGACCGACTCGACTGGGAAGACGGCGAAATCCTGCTGATCGGTTCCAGTCGCCTGGCCCAGCATCGGGCCACTTTCCTGGGCAGCACCGCAAACCGGATCCTGCGTGCCCTCCCCGTTCCCATGATTGTGGTCCCCCGCGACTACACGCGCCACAGCGCCTAG